From Maylandia zebra isolate NMK-2024a linkage group LG11, Mzebra_GT3a, whole genome shotgun sequence, one genomic window encodes:
- the rgs22 gene encoding regulator of G-protein signaling 22 isoform X2 has product MCGFISTEFLRLTVDSFESSLASDAVLAHFFNDFLSAPSFPEALRYNRETGLFEMASRAAEFVSTRIRSALYNRKSQLLAVDPSLLTKMPPIDNHYAVCCLDRERGMQWIKKERFPFFLQSDCYHEYRLAKLLLQWDPNLCIHRRKSSSVRTTLSAPQLRSLKLNTGFMSTRNLTCLTSLQKEQLIPKSSDSTRCYSSWSEPESLCSFPPLSSSGFSSAHLQSGKPQELKSSQTELGVCSGLSSVSKEKHLKEISSLASHSPEQHLEYLAVQVTEQVLKDTMNVTDGPNQADTWECFSKSGDQANCSSTDRSCKCDLNRHLNRGRLEGEKERSQRGKRGCGWDKKDQEEGSRATNQEDVPYTCCNDTGFYGSLDKFREFLQGTSGEKLLNLWMDIERLKAARDKERKHRYLVLMRSCYLLSSSQFSLNAELLSRLGLTTSPCWTEDKLRSVQTCLTEPLLHYWVPRFWTSLCHQEDHSNSSDVELRTGWCYSSSLGSQPRCCSTFLRTDSSSPQSSHTVRTQVMSSRSQLQCTTMMEKMLQALCAESRAGSYFTHFCEQSGNQLWVNALYFWTDLHYYRELFYQDGLDPYRVQREAQFLYSTYLFSSARRRFGVDEKLRREVYDRLMPPFEELFDRVEEHALNILVEAWTTMVNRDTESFQQVAVQEEVRSIDSWEYRELCSLYEESQLRLEQGEQCSSMLSASSITPTHTSDSWSRVSPNYRGYRLGSLLRHRHEIGHFMSFLQNQNASIHLMCWLDLEQYRRTPRQHKAIRQERSAWIAARYLNRKYFFGPDSPAMTEQQNDILHLAGGIERLKLECLSNPVVVEIQDVVRNHIEKTWLPLFLSTTEFIERQKRRPEPQEVAGRLSQHVHRQRRARKEAWKAEGLWMSSTKEILLFRQTLLNPVTCQQFQDFVYSKGGFLENDVLFWLEVQRYKDLCHSHSDDATIQQKVSTIISCFINSSMPPALQIDIPPQQAQHILEKRHELGPYIFREAQMSVFDELLKFWPEFQELISSIQEEQLIPLLQEKRVKHRARVRRQRRREEEEEEEKNKGRRRAQEDMESQETSVTEEDEDDEDDEEEEGDDDDRDEANEPEERSEKKQSSTRSRVLFTPTQTLSWSYSKYMAGLKREEVLLRRRSQLETTFSTASESSSNRSIKSASSEQSYRQPSQRSSRTNSKQCNRYNRGVRA; this is encoded by the exons TTCCTTCAAAGTGATTGTTATCATGAATACAG ACTAGCCAAGCTTCTGCTTCAGTGGGACCCAAACTTGTGTATTCACAGAAGGAAAAGCAGTTCAGTTCGGACCACCCTGTCAGCCCCTCAACTGCGTTCCTTAAAATTAAACACGG GGTTTATGAGCACACGCAATCTTACATGTCTAACATCTCTGCAAAAGGAACAACTTATTCCAAAAAGCAGTGACTCAACCAGATGTTACTCCAGCTGGTCTGAGCCAGAAAGCCTGTGTTCCTTTCCCCCTTTGTCCTCATCAGGTTTCTCCTCTGCTCACCTTCAAAGTGGGAAACCTCAGGAACTTAAGAGCTCACAAACAGAGCTGGGTGTCTGCTCTGGGCTATCATCTGTTAGTAAAGAGAAACACCTAAAAGAGATCAGTAGCCTGGCATCTCATTCTCCCGAACAACACTTGGAGTACCTGGCTGTCCAAGTGACTGAACAGGTGCTTAAAGACACAATGAATGTAACGGATGGTCCGAACCAGGCAGACACTTGGGAGTGCTTCAGCAAGTCAGGAGATCAGGCAAACTGTAGCAGCACAGACAGATCCTGTAAATGTGACCTTAACCGACATCTCAACAGAGGAAGACTGgagggggagaaagagagaagtcAACGTGGCAAGAGGGGGTGTGGATGGGATAAGAAGGATCAGGAAGAGGGGAGCAGAGCCACAAACCAGGAAGATGTCCCTTATACTTGTTGCAATGATACAGGTTTCTATGGAAGCTTGGATAAGTTTAGGGAGTTTTTACAAGGAACGTCAGGAGAGAAGCTCCTTAATCTCTGGATGGATATAGAGAGACTGAAGGCTGCACGGGACAAAGAGCGGAAGCACAG GTATTTGGTTCTCATGAGAAGCTGCTACCTGCTGAGCAGCAGTCAGTTCAGTCTGAATGCGGAGCTGCTCTCCAGACTGGGACTGACTACCTCCCCCTGCTGGACAGAGGACAAACTGCGCTCAGTTCAGACCTGCCTCACTGAGCCTCTGCTCCACTACTG GGTTCCTCGGTTCTGGACATCTCTGTGCCATCAGGAAGACCATAGTAACTCCTCTGATGTGGAGCTGAGGACAGGGTGGTGTTACAGCTCTTCTTTGGGCTCACAGCCTCGCTGTTGCTCAACGTTCTTACGAACTGACAGCAGCTCGCCCCAGTCTTCCCATACTGTCCGTACACAG GTGATGTCCAGCAGAAGTCAACTACAGTGCACCACAATGATGGAAAAGATGCTGCAGGCTCTTTGTGCTGAGTCTCGTGCTGGCTCATACTTCACACACTTCTGCGAACAATCTGGAAACCAG CTGTGGGTGAATGCACTTTACTTCTGGACTGACCTGCATTATTACCGTGAGCTCTTCTACCAGGATGGTCTGGACCCTTACAGAGTGCAGAGAGAGGCACAG TTCCTTTACTCCACATATCTTTTCAGCTCTGCCAGGAGGCGCTTTGGTGTTGATGAGAAGTTGAGAAGGGAGGTGTATGACAGACTGATGCCCCCGTTTGAGGAGCTGTTTGACAGGGTCGAGGAACACGCACTGAACATCCTGGTGGAGGCGTGGACCACGATGGTCAACAGGGACACAGAGTCTTTCCAGCAG gtagCTGTGCAGGAGGAGGTGCGCTCCATTGACAGCTGGGAGTACAGAGAACTGTGCAGCCTGTACGAGGAATCACAGCTGCGACTGGAGCAG GGGGAGCAGTGCAGCTCCATGCTATCTGCTTCATCTATTACACCTACACACACTTCTGACTCTTGGTCCAGAGTGTCTCCAAATTACCGTGGTTACCGTTTAGGCTCCTTACTTCGTCACCGCCATGAGATCGGGCACTTCATGTCTTTCCTACAAAATCAGAACGCCAG TATCCATCTGATGTGCTGGCTGGATCTGGAGCAGTATAGGAGGACTCCTCGGCAGCACAAGGCTATCAGGCAGGAGAGATCAGCATGGATTGCTGCCAGATACCTCAACAGGAAGTACTTCTTTGGCCCTGACAGCCCTGCCATGACAGAACAACAGAATGAT atTTTGCATTTGGCAGGTGGAATTGAGCGTCTGAAGTTGGAGTGCCTCTCAAACCCAGTCGTCGTGGAGATCCAGGACGTCGTGAGGAATCACATCGAGAAAACATGGCTGCCTCTGTTTCTGTCCACAACAGAGTTCATCGAACGGCAGAAACGCAGACCAGAG ccaCAAGAGGTGGCGGGCAGGCTCTCACAGCACGTCCACCGTCAACGCAGAGCAAGAAAAGAAGCCTGGAAG GCCGAGGGCTTGTGGATGAGTTCCACCAAAGAGATCCTGCTGTTCCGACAAACCCTGCTCAACCCTGTCACCTGCCAGCAGTTCCAGGACTTCGTCTACTCGAAGGGAGGCTTCCTGGAGAATGATGTGCTCTTTTGGTTAGAGGTGCAGAGGTACAAG GACCTCTGTCATTCCCACAGTGATGATGCCACCATCCAGCAAAAAGTCTCCACAATCATCAGCTGTTTCATCAACTCTTCCATGCCCCCGGCCCTGCAGATAGACATTCCTCCCCAGCAGGCTCAGCACATTCTGGAGAAACGCCACGAGCTGGGCCCTTACATCTTTCGAGAGGCTCAG ATGTCAGTGTTTGATGAATTACTGAAGTTTTGGCCCGAGTTTCAGGAGCTTATCAGCAGCATCCAAGAGGAGCAACTTATTCCTCTGCTGCAGGAGAAACGAGTCAAGCACAGAGCCAGAGTAAGGAGAcagagaaggagggaggaagaggaggaggaagagaaaaacaaaggaagGAGGAGAGCCCAG GAAGACATGGAGAGTCAAGAGACCAGTGTTACagaagaggatgaggatgacgaagatgatgaggaggaggagggggatgaTGATGATCGAGATGAAGCAAATGAACCAGAAGAAAGAAGTGAGAAAAAGCAGTCGAGCACACGGAGCAGAGTGTTGTTCACACCCACACAGACG CTGTCGTGGTCCTACTCCAAGTATATGGCAGGTCTGAAAAGAGAGGAGGTGCTGCTGAGGAGACGGAGTCAGCTGGAAACCACCTTCTCCACGGCCTCAG AGTCCTCTTCTAACCGTAGCATTAAGTCAGCGAGCAGCGAGCAGAGCTACCGGCAGCCCTCACAGCGCTCCTCCAGAACAAACAGCAAACAGTGTAACAGATACAACC gAGGTGTTAGAGCCTGA
- the rgs22 gene encoding regulator of G-protein signaling 22 isoform X1, translated as MCGFISTEFLRLTVDSFESSLASDAVLAHFFNDFLSAPSFPEALRYNRETGLFEMASRAAEFVSTRIRSALYNRKSQLLAVDPSLLTKMPPIDNHYAVCCLDRERGMQWIKKERFPFFLQSDCYHEYRLAKLLLQWDPNLCIHRRKSSSVRTTLSAPQLRSLKLNTGFMSTRNLTCLTSLQKEQLIPKSSDSTRCYSSWSEPESLCSFPPLSSSGFSSAHLQSGKPQELKSSQTELGVCSGLSSVSKEKHLKEISSLASHSPEQHLEYLAVQVTEQVLKDTMNVTDGPNQADTWECFSKSGDQANCSSTDRSCKCDLNRHLNRGRLEGEKERSQRGKRGCGWDKKDQEEGSRATNQEDVPYTCCNDTGFYGSLDKFREFLQGTSGEKLLNLWMDIERLKAARDKERKHRYLVLMRSCYLLSSSQFSLNAELLSRLGLTTSPCWTEDKLRSVQTCLTEPLLHYWVPRFWTSLCHQEDHSNSSDVELRTGWCYSSSLGSQPRCCSTFLRTDSSSPQSSHTVRTQVMSSRSQLQCTTMMEKMLQALCAESRAGSYFTHFCEQSGNQLWVNALYFWTDLHYYRELFYQDGLDPYRVQREAQPSSPPHTKRRDLNSHKNNSARRRFGVDEKLRREVYDRLMPPFEELFDRVEEHALNILVEAWTTMVNRDTESFQQVAVQEEVRSIDSWEYRELCSLYEESQLRLEQGEQCSSMLSASSITPTHTSDSWSRVSPNYRGYRLGSLLRHRHEIGHFMSFLQNQNASIHLMCWLDLEQYRRTPRQHKAIRQERSAWIAARYLNRKYFFGPDSPAMTEQQNDILHLAGGIERLKLECLSNPVVVEIQDVVRNHIEKTWLPLFLSTTEFIERQKRRPEPQEVAGRLSQHVHRQRRARKEAWKAEGLWMSSTKEILLFRQTLLNPVTCQQFQDFVYSKGGFLENDVLFWLEVQRYKDLCHSHSDDATIQQKVSTIISCFINSSMPPALQIDIPPQQAQHILEKRHELGPYIFREAQMSVFDELLKFWPEFQELISSIQEEQLIPLLQEKRVKHRARVRRQRRREEEEEEEKNKGRRRAQEDMESQETSVTEEDEDDEDDEEEEGDDDDRDEANEPEERSEKKQSSTRSRVLFTPTQTLSWSYSKYMAGLKREEVLLRRRSQLETTFSTASESSSNRSIKSASSEQSYRQPSQRSSRTNSKQCNRYNRGVRA; from the exons TTCCTTCAAAGTGATTGTTATCATGAATACAG ACTAGCCAAGCTTCTGCTTCAGTGGGACCCAAACTTGTGTATTCACAGAAGGAAAAGCAGTTCAGTTCGGACCACCCTGTCAGCCCCTCAACTGCGTTCCTTAAAATTAAACACGG GGTTTATGAGCACACGCAATCTTACATGTCTAACATCTCTGCAAAAGGAACAACTTATTCCAAAAAGCAGTGACTCAACCAGATGTTACTCCAGCTGGTCTGAGCCAGAAAGCCTGTGTTCCTTTCCCCCTTTGTCCTCATCAGGTTTCTCCTCTGCTCACCTTCAAAGTGGGAAACCTCAGGAACTTAAGAGCTCACAAACAGAGCTGGGTGTCTGCTCTGGGCTATCATCTGTTAGTAAAGAGAAACACCTAAAAGAGATCAGTAGCCTGGCATCTCATTCTCCCGAACAACACTTGGAGTACCTGGCTGTCCAAGTGACTGAACAGGTGCTTAAAGACACAATGAATGTAACGGATGGTCCGAACCAGGCAGACACTTGGGAGTGCTTCAGCAAGTCAGGAGATCAGGCAAACTGTAGCAGCACAGACAGATCCTGTAAATGTGACCTTAACCGACATCTCAACAGAGGAAGACTGgagggggagaaagagagaagtcAACGTGGCAAGAGGGGGTGTGGATGGGATAAGAAGGATCAGGAAGAGGGGAGCAGAGCCACAAACCAGGAAGATGTCCCTTATACTTGTTGCAATGATACAGGTTTCTATGGAAGCTTGGATAAGTTTAGGGAGTTTTTACAAGGAACGTCAGGAGAGAAGCTCCTTAATCTCTGGATGGATATAGAGAGACTGAAGGCTGCACGGGACAAAGAGCGGAAGCACAG GTATTTGGTTCTCATGAGAAGCTGCTACCTGCTGAGCAGCAGTCAGTTCAGTCTGAATGCGGAGCTGCTCTCCAGACTGGGACTGACTACCTCCCCCTGCTGGACAGAGGACAAACTGCGCTCAGTTCAGACCTGCCTCACTGAGCCTCTGCTCCACTACTG GGTTCCTCGGTTCTGGACATCTCTGTGCCATCAGGAAGACCATAGTAACTCCTCTGATGTGGAGCTGAGGACAGGGTGGTGTTACAGCTCTTCTTTGGGCTCACAGCCTCGCTGTTGCTCAACGTTCTTACGAACTGACAGCAGCTCGCCCCAGTCTTCCCATACTGTCCGTACACAG GTGATGTCCAGCAGAAGTCAACTACAGTGCACCACAATGATGGAAAAGATGCTGCAGGCTCTTTGTGCTGAGTCTCGTGCTGGCTCATACTTCACACACTTCTGCGAACAATCTGGAAACCAG CTGTGGGTGAATGCACTTTACTTCTGGACTGACCTGCATTATTACCGTGAGCTCTTCTACCAGGATGGTCTGGACCCTTACAGAGTGCAGAGAGAGGCACAG CCCTCTTCACCCCCTCACACTAAGCGGAGAGATTTAAACTCCCATAAAAACAA CTCTGCCAGGAGGCGCTTTGGTGTTGATGAGAAGTTGAGAAGGGAGGTGTATGACAGACTGATGCCCCCGTTTGAGGAGCTGTTTGACAGGGTCGAGGAACACGCACTGAACATCCTGGTGGAGGCGTGGACCACGATGGTCAACAGGGACACAGAGTCTTTCCAGCAG gtagCTGTGCAGGAGGAGGTGCGCTCCATTGACAGCTGGGAGTACAGAGAACTGTGCAGCCTGTACGAGGAATCACAGCTGCGACTGGAGCAG GGGGAGCAGTGCAGCTCCATGCTATCTGCTTCATCTATTACACCTACACACACTTCTGACTCTTGGTCCAGAGTGTCTCCAAATTACCGTGGTTACCGTTTAGGCTCCTTACTTCGTCACCGCCATGAGATCGGGCACTTCATGTCTTTCCTACAAAATCAGAACGCCAG TATCCATCTGATGTGCTGGCTGGATCTGGAGCAGTATAGGAGGACTCCTCGGCAGCACAAGGCTATCAGGCAGGAGAGATCAGCATGGATTGCTGCCAGATACCTCAACAGGAAGTACTTCTTTGGCCCTGACAGCCCTGCCATGACAGAACAACAGAATGAT atTTTGCATTTGGCAGGTGGAATTGAGCGTCTGAAGTTGGAGTGCCTCTCAAACCCAGTCGTCGTGGAGATCCAGGACGTCGTGAGGAATCACATCGAGAAAACATGGCTGCCTCTGTTTCTGTCCACAACAGAGTTCATCGAACGGCAGAAACGCAGACCAGAG ccaCAAGAGGTGGCGGGCAGGCTCTCACAGCACGTCCACCGTCAACGCAGAGCAAGAAAAGAAGCCTGGAAG GCCGAGGGCTTGTGGATGAGTTCCACCAAAGAGATCCTGCTGTTCCGACAAACCCTGCTCAACCCTGTCACCTGCCAGCAGTTCCAGGACTTCGTCTACTCGAAGGGAGGCTTCCTGGAGAATGATGTGCTCTTTTGGTTAGAGGTGCAGAGGTACAAG GACCTCTGTCATTCCCACAGTGATGATGCCACCATCCAGCAAAAAGTCTCCACAATCATCAGCTGTTTCATCAACTCTTCCATGCCCCCGGCCCTGCAGATAGACATTCCTCCCCAGCAGGCTCAGCACATTCTGGAGAAACGCCACGAGCTGGGCCCTTACATCTTTCGAGAGGCTCAG ATGTCAGTGTTTGATGAATTACTGAAGTTTTGGCCCGAGTTTCAGGAGCTTATCAGCAGCATCCAAGAGGAGCAACTTATTCCTCTGCTGCAGGAGAAACGAGTCAAGCACAGAGCCAGAGTAAGGAGAcagagaaggagggaggaagaggaggaggaagagaaaaacaaaggaagGAGGAGAGCCCAG GAAGACATGGAGAGTCAAGAGACCAGTGTTACagaagaggatgaggatgacgaagatgatgaggaggaggagggggatgaTGATGATCGAGATGAAGCAAATGAACCAGAAGAAAGAAGTGAGAAAAAGCAGTCGAGCACACGGAGCAGAGTGTTGTTCACACCCACACAGACG CTGTCGTGGTCCTACTCCAAGTATATGGCAGGTCTGAAAAGAGAGGAGGTGCTGCTGAGGAGACGGAGTCAGCTGGAAACCACCTTCTCCACGGCCTCAG AGTCCTCTTCTAACCGTAGCATTAAGTCAGCGAGCAGCGAGCAGAGCTACCGGCAGCCCTCACAGCGCTCCTCCAGAACAAACAGCAAACAGTGTAACAGATACAACC gAGGTGTTAGAGCCTGA